One Anas platyrhynchos isolate ZD024472 breed Pekin duck chromosome 2, IASCAAS_PekinDuck_T2T, whole genome shotgun sequence DNA segment encodes these proteins:
- the BAMBI gene encoding BMP and activin membrane-bound inhibitor homolog — translation MDRHSSYIFVWLQLELCAMAVLLTRGEIRCYCDAAHCVATGYMCKSELSACFSRLLDPQNTHSPLTHGCLDSIASTADICQAKQAQNHSGTTMSTLECCHEDMCNYRGLHDVLSPPKGETSGQGSRYQHDSKNLITKVQELTSSKELWFRAAVIAVPIAGGLILVLLIMLALRMLRSENKRLQDQRQQMLSRLHYSFHGHHSKKGQVAKLDLECMVPVTGHENCCMTCDKMRHSDLSNDKILSLVHWGMYSGHGKLEFV, via the exons ATGGATCGCCATTCCAGCTACATCTTCGTCTGGCTGCAACTGGAGCTGTGCGCCATGGCCGTGCTGCTCACCAGAG gtgaAATCAGATGCTACTGTGATGCTGCACACTGTGTTGCAACTGGCTATATGTGCAAATCTGAGCTTAGCGCCTGCTTTTCCAGACTGCTTGATCCTCAGAATACACATTCCCCACTTACTCATGGCTGCTTGGACTCTATTGCAAGCACAGCTGATATCTGCCAAGCTAAACAGGCACAAAACCACTCTGGCACCACCATGTCCACATTGGAATGCTGCCATGAAGATATGTGCAATTACAGAGGACTACATGATGTTTTGTCTCCTCCCAAGGGTGAGACTTCAG GACAAGGGAGCAGATATCAACATGACAGCAAGAATCTCATCACCAAGGTGCAGGAACTGACCTCTTCAAAAGAATTGTGGTTCAGGGCAGCTGTGATTGCTGTTCCTATAGCTGGTGGGCTGATCTTGGTGCTCCTTATCATGCTGGCCTTGCGGATGCTCAGGAGTGAAAATAAGAGACTGCAAGACCAGCGGCAGCAAATGCTCTCCCGTTTGCACTATAGTTTCCATGGACATCATTCGAAAAAAGGGCAGGTGGCAAAATTGGACTTGGAATGCATGGTGCCTGTAACCGGTCATGAGAACTGCTGCATGACCTGTGATAAAATGAGACATTCAGACCTCAGCAATGATAAGATTCTTTCGCTAGTCCACTGGGGAATGTACAGCGGACACGGGAAGCTGGAATTTGTATga